The following DNA comes from Armatimonadota bacterium.
CTATCTCAAAACCATCTATCACTTAACAGAAGGCGACAAACCCGTCAGTACCGGCGTTCTAGCGCGCCGACTGAACTGCACGCCCGCAGCCGTCAGCCAGATGCTCCCCTTGCTATCGGAGAAGGGCTGGGTCGTGCACCAACCCTACCGAGGCGTGCGACTGACCGAAACCGGCGTCAAGATCGCCGAAGAGATCGTCCGCCATCACCGCCTCTTAGAGCGATACCTCGTCGATCACCTGGGCTACGACGCCGACAACGCGCACGACGAGGCCGAGCGATTAGAGCACCACATCTCCGAAGAGTTCGAAGCCAAGATCGCCGAGATCATGAACGACCCCGAAACCTGCCCGCACGGAAGCCCCATTCCGCCCCGACGCTAATCCGTCAAAAACGTCTTCACAGCCTCGGCCAGCGTCCGAAACCCCATCAGCTCGATCCCCAACTTCCCTGCGCGCTGATAGTTGCCCCTGGGCATCGCCGCCTGCTCAAAACCCAAACGCGCCGCCTCCTTCAGCCTCGGCTCCGCGCTATTGATCGACCGAACTTCGCCCGCCAACCCCAACTCGCCCATGGCAACCAACCCTTGCGGCAACGGCCGGTCCCGCATCGACGATGCTGCCGCCAGCGCGATCGCCAGATCTGCCGCCGGTTCCTGAATCTTTACGCCGCCCGCCACGTTCACAAACACGTCCTGAGCGCCCATCCTCAACCCCAACCGCTTCTCTAACACGGCCAGCACAAGGCTCACTCGATCATAGCTGAGACCCGAAACCACCCTTCGCGGCGAATTGAGAAACGAGGGCGTCGTCAATGCCTGAACCTCCGTCAATAAGCACCGACTGCCCACCAAAGTCGGAAAAATAATCGAACCCGGCGCCGACGTCGCCCGCTCCGCCAACAGCGCCGACGATGGATTATCGAC
Coding sequences within:
- a CDS encoding metal-dependent transcriptional regulator; this translates as MSRESSVSIQDYLKTIYHLTEGDKPVSTGVLARRLNCTPAAVSQMLPLLSEKGWVVHQPYRGVRLTETGVKIAEEIVRHHRLLERYLVDHLGYDADNAHDEAERLEHHISEEFEAKIAEIMNDPETCPHGSPIPPRR